The nucleotide window TTTTCGCCCTGTTCCATAAAGTTACATAGAATTCTATTCAGGAAAAGGAGGCCAAAAATGTAGCGGGATCGTTATATCTGATCTAGCATAACATGAGTAGGCTCCGTGTTCACCTAGAGGCAAGCAGCTTTCCCTTTAAAAAGATCATATAGTATCCATTGAAAGATTCCCTTTTTAACGGATACCCTCTCTCTCTAGGTGAAAGGGAGTGTTTTTTTGTGTCACAAAAATTCGGTTGAGGACCGCTCTTTCTTACCCTTCCCTGTCCTTCGGTGAAGCCTGCCGATCGTAGAGAAAACCTTCTTTTCCAACTGCTTCACAAAAGCACTTAGTAATGATTTCTTAGTAATGCGTTATATTCTCTGTGGGGTGGGGGGTTATTAAAACAACGAGTCCCCAATTTCATCGAATGCCCCTCTAAGCCCTACACACATTTagaaatacaaaaaaagaaactatTGGAAGACTCCTAGATTGACGTTACAAGAACTATGTGACCAGAATTAAGGACAATTACTATTGAATATATAAATGAAGGTGTCTGCAATCACTAATGAGGTACTCGTAGAAGAGAAATGTTGAAGTAACAGGCATATCACAATGAAGGTTTTTGTAACTGGCTCCACTGGGTTTGTTGGAACTGCAGTAATCTCTGAATTGGTGAATGCAGGACACAGTATAATAGCTCTTGCTAGGTCAGATTCAGCAGCTGCAAAAGTCAAAGCAATTGCACCTGAGGCAAAGATTATCCGTGGTACTCTTGATGACCTAAATGCGCTCAGAAGTGGGGCTAATGAATCGGACGGTATTATCCATTTGGGTTTTGTTCAtgatttcaacaattaCCTGTTGTGCGTCGAAAAGGACCTGAAGCAGTTGTGGCAATGTTGGAAGCCATTCAGGGTACTGACAAGATTTTTGTAGGTACATCTGTTATAGCTGGTCTTCCCACTGATAAGTTGGCTACGGAAGATGATGCTTCCTCCTGCCCAAGGGGGAAAACCGAAAAAATGGCATTTGCATATAATAGCAAAGGCATAAGAGTAACCACCGTGAGGCTTCCTCCTACTGTACATGGGAAAGGAGATAAAGCTTTTATTCCCTATCTAGTGCAGGTTGCTAAAGATACTGGAAAGTCATGTTTTATCGACGATGGATCAAACCATTGGTCGGCTGTTCATCGGTTGGACGCTGCCAAGCTATTCCGTATTGTGCTTGAAAAGGGGCAAGGAGGTAAAGTGTACCACAGCGTAGCAGAGCAGGAGATAAAGACAGAATCTATCGCAAAAGTTATAGGTGAAATCTTGGACCTCCCTGTTCTCTCGATTGCAAAAAGTGAAGCGGAGAAGCATTTTGGACCTATTGGTATGTTTTTTGCAGAAGACGATGGAGCTTCGAGTAAGAAAACTCAGGCTGAATTGGGCTGGGTGCCAACCAACGTGGGATTGTTCGAAGATATGCGCAAAAACTATACTCTATAGCTGTTATACTTAATAGTTCTTATAACTATAATTTATGCTTAAATAATTGTCTTTCTTCTACCCAAGAACATTTCAGAAACCACGGTATGCCTCTGATTAACACGCTTAAATATTTAATGAATGAATGATTGAAGTTCAATTGTTACCGTCCCCAGTCCTTGTTGAACGAAAAAGGCTAATGGTAGGTGCCCCAATGTCAGACCATGTCGGACGACTACTGTAAAATATCTGTGATAAAACACTTCATTAAGATGATCTCTTGGACGCAACAGAGGCATATTGTTTAATATCTTGTAAAGCTCCTTTCATATACGGAGTTCTAAACAGAATACTTGTTATATTAAGTTTtcgagaagaaaaagagtgtCCTACCACGCTCGCTATCGATAAGATCCATGGAGCGATTACCTTTTAGCAATAGCTACTCTTATGACTCTACTGCATACGAACGTTACCTCCTGAAATGAGACTAGTCGAGAAATTATCACAAAACGAAGCCGATACAGTTTAATGTTTGTTTCAATTAACAAATTATTAAATTAATTTATTGTACAGGTTTAGGCTGGTAACACTCTTCCAGATACTTGCATTCTTCTACTGTTAGAGTCACTTCAACTGTTTCAATCGCCTCCTTAGCACGTTCAATAGAACTCATGCCGATAATAGGATAGCAACCTTTACTCAAGACCCATGCGCATGAGACCTGTGCCATACTCAGACCTTTATCTTTGGCAACTTTTTCGATACGTTTAATGATTTCTTTGTCCACTTCTGAAGCCTCCAGCAAACGTGGGTCGGCGCCAGTTCTCGCCGTTGTTTGTCCCCACGGTCTGGTCAAAACTCCTCTGTTGTTAGGGGACCAGGGAATCAAGGCAATATCGTGTCTCTTTGCAAATGGAATGACCTCTCTTTCGTCCTCTCTATATACCAGATTGTACCTGGATTGCCAACTTGCAAACTTGAACCAATTGTTCTTTTCAGCGATGAATTGCATTTCTGCAAACTCAGTGGCCTTCATAGTGGAAGCTCCAATGTATCTGACATCACCTCTCTCGATAACATCATTCAAGGCTTTCATTGTTTCCTCCATTGGCGTATTGTAATCCATTCTGTGAATCTGGAGCACATCTATATAGGTTCCTAATCTTTCGACAGACTTAGCCACCCCATCCATTATGTGCTTGCGCGATAACCCGCCTTCGTTAGCTAGAATCATGGCTAGTTTATCATCTTTATGGGCTATCGTTTTTTGAGGAAGATCTATGGACTCGTCCACGGCAAAAAAAACCTTAGAAAGAATAACAACAGTTTCTCTGTTGATATTGTAGTGCCTCAAAAACTCCCCCAACAAACGTTCACTTTTACCATTACTGTAGACATCAGCAGTATCGAATGTGCGAATACCGTGGTCATAACAGTACTTCAATATCCCAAATATCTCTTCTTTATCATCCAGCACCCACGGCCACCACTCCTTAGAACCATATGACATACAGCCTACAATGATAGGTGAGATTTTTAGACCtgtatttccaaatttaaCTTGCTTAACTAAACCCATCTTTCGATATGATGCTTCcctttgatttcaatacTAAACCAATTACCTATTGAGAGCGATTCTTGTCCGTGAAAAATTCATAGT belongs to Zygotorulaspora mrakii chromosome 1, complete sequence and includes:
- a CDS encoding aldo/keto reductase, whose product is MGLVKQVKFGNTGLKISPIIVGCMSYGSKEWWPWVLDDKEEIFGILKYCYDHGIRTFDTADVYSNGKSERLLGEFLRHYNINRETVVILSKVFFAVDESIDLPQKTIAHKDDKLAMILANEGGLSRKHIMDGVAKSVERLGTYIDVLQIHRMDYNTPMEETMKALNDVIERGDVRYIGASTMKATEFAEMQFIAEKNNWFKFASWQSRYNLVYREDEREVIPFAKRHDIALIPWSPNNRGVLTRPWGQTTARTGADPRLLEASEVDKEIIKRIEKVAKDKGLSMAQVSCAWVLSKGCYPIIGMSSIERAKEAIETVEVTLTVEECKYLEECYQPKPVQ